Proteins found in one Arthrobacter sp. U41 genomic segment:
- the hemB gene encoding porphobilinogen synthase, whose translation MSFPTHRPRRLRTTPAIRRLTAEHRLSASELILPAFIREGLTEPNPIASMPGVQQHTTDTLKRAAAEAVGLGVGGIMLFGIPAVRDATGTASLDPEGVLNRAIRDVRAEVGDELVIMSDVCLDEFTDHGHCGVLDTDGYVDNDATLEIYGRMAVAQAEAGAHVLGPSGMMDGQIAVIRQALEDAGHVNTAVIAYAAKYASAFYGPFREAVDSQLKGDRRTYQMDAANRREAILEVELDLEEGADMVMVKPAMSYLDILADVAAMSPVPVAAYQISGEYSMIEAAAANGWIDRRAAITESVLGIKRAGANMVLTYWASELAGWLKESR comes from the coding sequence ATGAGTTTCCCGACCCACCGGCCCCGCCGGCTCCGCACCACCCCGGCCATCCGCCGGCTGACGGCCGAACACCGCCTCTCGGCCTCCGAACTCATCCTCCCCGCCTTCATCCGTGAAGGGCTCACCGAGCCGAACCCCATTGCCTCGATGCCCGGGGTGCAGCAGCACACCACTGACACGCTGAAGCGCGCCGCCGCCGAAGCCGTCGGGCTCGGCGTCGGCGGCATCATGCTCTTCGGCATCCCCGCCGTCCGCGACGCCACCGGCACCGCCTCACTGGACCCGGAGGGCGTGCTGAACCGTGCCATCCGGGACGTCCGCGCCGAGGTCGGCGACGAGCTGGTCATCATGAGCGACGTCTGCCTGGACGAATTCACCGACCACGGGCACTGCGGGGTCCTCGACACGGACGGCTACGTGGACAACGACGCCACGCTGGAGATCTATGGCCGGATGGCCGTGGCCCAGGCGGAGGCCGGCGCCCACGTCCTCGGCCCCTCCGGGATGATGGACGGCCAGATCGCCGTAATCCGGCAGGCCCTCGAGGACGCCGGCCACGTCAACACCGCCGTCATCGCCTACGCCGCGAAGTACGCCTCCGCGTTTTACGGACCCTTCCGCGAGGCCGTCGACTCGCAGCTCAAGGGCGACCGCCGCACCTACCAGATGGACGCCGCCAACCGCCGCGAAGCGATCCTCGAAGTGGAACTGGACCTCGAAGAAGGCGCGGACATGGTCATGGTGAAGCCGGCCATGAGCTACCTCGACATCCTCGCCGACGTCGCCGCCATGAGCCCCGTCCCGGTCGCCGCGTACCAGATCTCCGGCGAGTACTCGATGATCGAGGCCGCCGCAGCCAACGGCTGGATCGACCGCCGGGCCGCGATCACCGAATCGGTGCTGGGCATCAAACGGGCCGGGGCCAACATGGTCCTGACCTACTGGGCGAGCGAACTCGCCGGCTGGCTGAAGGAGTCCCGATGA
- a CDS encoding methionine ABC transporter ATP-binding protein — MITVTDLRKVYQQGKKEVVALDGVTLSVPKGFIHGIIGHSGAGKSTLVRCLTLLDRPTSGSVSIDGTELSSVKDSEIRAARRRIGMVFQHANLMDSRTAAGNVAHPLELVKTPKDQIRTRVAELLKLVGLEGFEDAYPSQLSGGQRQRVGIARALASDPDVLLCDEPTSALDPTTTDEILDLIQDLTRRLQLTVLIITHEMNVVKRICDSVSLLSRGRIVEHGALRDVAGDLDSKLARALLPLPASEPLPGALQRGPVLEILFSGDSAKEPVLTGVARRFDIDINVLAGSVETLGGQQFGHLRVQLAENADLDAVLAYLHERGIAAKRSSPAAAPEPDFARSALPTSVLPNGDQGGNS; from the coding sequence ATGATCACAGTTACCGACCTGCGCAAGGTCTACCAGCAGGGGAAAAAGGAAGTGGTGGCCCTCGACGGTGTCACCCTTTCCGTGCCGAAGGGCTTTATTCACGGCATCATCGGCCATTCCGGTGCCGGCAAGTCGACCCTCGTGCGCTGCCTGACCCTGCTGGACCGTCCGACGTCAGGCTCCGTCAGCATCGACGGGACCGAGCTCAGCTCCGTCAAGGACTCGGAGATCCGTGCTGCGCGGCGGCGCATCGGCATGGTCTTCCAGCACGCGAACCTGATGGACTCCCGGACCGCGGCGGGCAACGTCGCACACCCCCTCGAACTCGTCAAAACCCCGAAGGACCAGATCCGGACCCGCGTGGCCGAACTCCTGAAGCTCGTAGGCCTCGAAGGGTTCGAAGACGCCTACCCCTCGCAGCTTTCGGGCGGCCAGCGCCAGCGCGTTGGCATCGCCCGGGCCCTGGCATCGGACCCCGACGTGCTCCTGTGCGACGAACCGACCTCGGCCCTGGACCCGACCACCACGGATGAGATCCTGGACCTGATCCAGGACCTCACCAGACGCCTTCAGCTCACCGTGCTGATCATCACGCACGAGATGAACGTTGTGAAGCGCATCTGCGACTCCGTGTCCCTGCTCTCCCGCGGCCGCATCGTCGAACACGGAGCCCTGCGGGACGTGGCGGGAGACCTGGACAGCAAACTCGCCCGGGCGCTGCTGCCGCTGCCGGCCTCCGAGCCGCTGCCGGGAGCCCTGCAGCGCGGGCCGGTGCTGGAGATCCTCTTCTCCGGCGACAGCGCCAAGGAACCGGTCCTTACCGGCGTCGCCCGGCGCTTCGACATTGACATCAACGTCCTGGCCGGCAGCGTCGAGACCCTCGGCGGCCAGCAGTTCGGCCATCTGCGCGTTCAACTGGCGGAAAACGCCGACCTCGACGCCGTCCTGGCCTACCTGCACGAGCGCGGCATCGCCGCGAAGCGTTCGAGCCCCGCCGCAGCGCCGGAGCCCGACTTTGCCCGATCTGCTCTTCCGACCTCTGTCCTCCCCAACGGGGACCAGGGAGGTAACTCATGA
- the hemL gene encoding glutamate-1-semialdehyde 2,1-aminomutase has protein sequence MTSSHPRNEELFDRARQLMPGGVNSPVRAFGSVGGTPRFMVSAKGPYLTDADGTEYVDLVCSWGPALLGHAHPAVLAAVHAAVDRGLSFGASTPDEANLAAIVQERVPAAERVRMVSTGTEATMTAVRLARGFTGRDLIIKFAGCYHGHLDGLLAAAGSGLATLALPGSAGVTAATAAETLVLPYNDLAAVEAAFAKYGENIAAVITEAAPANMGVVTPGEGFNAGLSRITREHGALLILDEVLTGFRTGYSGYWGLTGGAAGAALPWTPDLLTFGKVIGGGMPTAALAGRAEVMDYLAPLGPVYQAGTLSGNPVAMAAGVATLTHATPEVYSFVDARSLELSTALSTALESAGVDHSIQRAGNLFSVAFGTSARGVHNYEDAQGQEVFRYAPFFHSMLDSGVYLPPSVFEAWFLSAAHDDAAMNRIFDALPAAAKAAAAARA, from the coding sequence ATGACTTCCAGCCACCCTCGCAACGAGGAACTCTTCGACCGCGCCCGCCAGCTGATGCCGGGCGGCGTCAATTCGCCGGTCCGCGCGTTCGGCTCCGTCGGCGGAACGCCGCGTTTTATGGTCTCCGCGAAGGGCCCCTACCTGACAGATGCCGACGGCACCGAGTACGTCGACCTGGTGTGCTCCTGGGGCCCGGCGCTGCTGGGACATGCCCACCCGGCGGTCCTTGCCGCCGTGCACGCAGCCGTCGACCGCGGGCTGTCCTTCGGCGCGTCGACCCCGGATGAGGCCAACCTCGCGGCCATCGTCCAGGAGCGGGTCCCCGCCGCCGAGCGCGTCCGGATGGTCTCCACCGGCACCGAGGCGACCATGACGGCCGTCCGGCTGGCCCGCGGATTCACCGGCCGTGACCTCATCATCAAGTTCGCCGGCTGCTACCACGGCCACCTCGACGGGCTGCTCGCCGCCGCCGGCTCCGGTCTCGCCACCCTGGCACTGCCGGGTTCCGCGGGGGTAACGGCCGCCACCGCCGCCGAGACCCTCGTGCTGCCCTACAACGACCTCGCCGCCGTTGAAGCAGCCTTTGCCAAATACGGTGAGAACATCGCCGCCGTCATCACCGAGGCCGCGCCCGCCAACATGGGCGTCGTGACCCCGGGAGAAGGCTTCAACGCCGGACTGTCACGCATCACCCGTGAGCACGGCGCCCTGCTGATCCTTGACGAGGTCCTCACCGGCTTCCGCACCGGGTACTCCGGCTACTGGGGGCTCACCGGCGGGGCCGCCGGCGCCGCGCTGCCGTGGACCCCGGACCTGCTGACTTTCGGCAAGGTCATCGGCGGCGGGATGCCGACGGCGGCCCTCGCCGGCCGCGCGGAGGTCATGGACTACCTCGCGCCGCTGGGCCCGGTCTACCAGGCCGGCACGCTGTCCGGCAACCCGGTGGCGATGGCCGCCGGCGTCGCGACGCTGACCCACGCCACCCCCGAGGTCTACTCCTTCGTGGATGCCCGCTCGCTGGAGCTCTCCACGGCGCTGTCCACGGCACTGGAGTCGGCAGGGGTGGACCACTCGATCCAGCGCGCCGGGAACCTGTTTTCGGTGGCGTTCGGCACCTCGGCCCGGGGAGTGCACAACTACGAGGACGCCCAGGGCCAGGAGGTGTTCCGCTACGCGCCGTTCTTCCACTCCATGCTGGACTCCGGCGTGTACCTGCCGCCGTCGGTCTTCGAAGCCTGGTTCCTGTCGGCCGCACATGACGACGCCGCGATGAACCGGATCTTCGACGCCCTGCCCGCCGCCGCCAAGGCCGCCGCTGCCGCGCGGGCGTAG
- a CDS encoding 3'-5' exonuclease, with protein MSTWNTLPRAAFDLETTGRNSRSARIVTASITVVDAAGGIIKEHEWLADPGVEIPTEASDIHGVTTERARSEGRPAADVTREVAAALQDLFDTGVPVIAFNASYDFTVLAAESARYGVPQLSRFPVLDPYVMNKQVDRYRKGKRTLTALCEEYGVDLNNAHTSAADALATLRMLDAMAGKFPKLRMPASHLHQLQIEWASAQASDFQSYLRKTKPAAVIEGDWPVLPPEDASRGDF; from the coding sequence ATGAGCACTTGGAACACCCTCCCCCGCGCAGCCTTCGACCTTGAAACCACCGGGCGGAATTCCCGTTCCGCGCGGATCGTCACGGCGTCCATCACAGTGGTGGACGCCGCCGGCGGCATCATCAAAGAACACGAATGGCTTGCCGATCCGGGAGTCGAAATTCCCACGGAGGCCAGTGACATCCACGGCGTTACGACGGAGCGGGCCCGCAGCGAGGGCCGGCCTGCCGCTGACGTGACGAGGGAAGTTGCCGCGGCGCTGCAGGACCTCTTCGACACCGGCGTGCCGGTCATCGCCTTCAACGCCAGCTACGACTTCACCGTGCTCGCCGCCGAGTCGGCCCGGTACGGTGTGCCGCAGCTGAGCCGCTTCCCGGTGCTGGATCCCTACGTCATGAACAAGCAGGTGGACCGGTACCGCAAAGGCAAGCGCACCCTCACCGCCCTTTGCGAGGAATACGGGGTGGACCTGAACAACGCGCACACCTCGGCGGCCGATGCCCTGGCCACCCTGCGCATGCTCGACGCCATGGCAGGGAAGTTCCCGAAGCTCCGGATGCCGGCCAGCCACCTGCACCAGCTGCAGATAGAGTGGGCCTCCGCCCAGGCCTCCGATTTCCAGAGCTACTTGCGCAAGACCAAGCCCGCCGCCGTGATTGAAGGCGACTGGCCGGTGCTGCCGCCCGAGGACGCCAGCCGCGGCGACTTCTAG
- a CDS encoding methionine ABC transporter permease — protein sequence MNDIFSNPVLVKALPEAIIETLQMVGISSFFTVLIGLPLGVFLHVSAPGGLRPMPVTNRVLSDVIVNITRSIPFAILMVALIPVARALTGTSLGPVAASVSLSIGTIPFFARLVENCLRDVHHGKIDAAQVMGSTKMQVINKVMLRESLPALVAAATTTVVTLVGYSAMAGLVGGGGLGKLAYNYGFQRFDVTVMLVTIVLIIVLVQVIQLVGERISRSLDHR from the coding sequence ATGAACGACATCTTCAGCAATCCCGTCCTGGTCAAGGCCCTGCCCGAAGCCATCATCGAAACCCTGCAGATGGTGGGGATCTCGTCCTTCTTCACCGTGCTGATCGGGCTGCCGCTGGGCGTGTTCCTGCATGTCTCCGCCCCGGGCGGGCTGCGCCCGATGCCGGTCACCAACCGGGTGCTCAGCGACGTGATCGTCAACATCACCCGTTCCATCCCCTTCGCCATCCTGATGGTGGCGCTCATTCCGGTGGCCCGCGCCCTGACCGGCACCAGTCTCGGCCCGGTCGCCGCCTCGGTGTCCCTCTCGATCGGCACCATCCCGTTCTTCGCCCGGCTGGTGGAAAACTGCCTGCGCGATGTGCACCACGGCAAGATCGACGCTGCCCAGGTGATGGGGTCCACCAAGATGCAGGTCATCAACAAGGTGATGCTGCGCGAATCCCTTCCCGCCCTCGTCGCGGCCGCCACCACCACCGTGGTCACCCTCGTGGGCTACTCCGCGATGGCCGGACTGGTCGGCGGCGGCGGCCTCGGCAAGCTCGCGTATAACTACGGCTTCCAGCGCTTCGACGTCACGGTCATGCTCGTCACCATCGTGCTGATCATCGTCCTGGTCCAGGTCATCCAGCTGGTGGGGGAGCGGATTTCCCGCAGCCTCGACCACCGCTGA
- a CDS encoding MetQ/NlpA family ABC transporter substrate-binding protein: protein MRKSLTLLATGIVTALALTACGGSSTPSAQSTTLDPAKPATLTVGASPVPQAKILEFINQDLAPKAGLKLEIKEIEDYQTPNTALSDGSLDANYYQHLPWFEDQVKTKGYKFGHGEGVHIEPYAAFSEKVKDIQDLQDGAKVAITNDPSNQVRALKVLQVAGLVKDIKDDTSVLTLTDEQNPKKLKFSENQPELLINDLKDPSVDLALINGNFILKAGLSTQDALAVESVENNPYANFLAWREDSKDDVRIKKLDELLHSPEVKAFIEKEWPNGDVTVAF, encoded by the coding sequence ATGCGTAAGTCACTCACCCTCCTGGCCACGGGCATCGTTACCGCCCTGGCGCTGACGGCTTGCGGTGGTTCGTCCACCCCCAGCGCCCAGAGCACGACCCTGGACCCGGCAAAGCCTGCCACGCTCACGGTCGGCGCCAGCCCCGTTCCGCAGGCAAAAATCCTTGAGTTCATCAACCAGGACCTCGCTCCCAAGGCCGGCCTGAAGCTGGAGATCAAGGAAATCGAGGATTACCAGACGCCCAACACCGCGCTGAGCGACGGCTCCCTCGATGCCAACTACTACCAGCACCTTCCCTGGTTCGAGGACCAGGTGAAGACCAAGGGCTACAAGTTCGGCCACGGCGAGGGCGTCCACATTGAGCCGTACGCCGCGTTCTCCGAGAAGGTCAAGGACATCCAGGATCTCCAGGACGGTGCCAAGGTCGCCATCACCAACGACCCGTCCAACCAGGTCCGCGCCCTCAAGGTCCTACAGGTCGCCGGCCTGGTCAAGGACATCAAGGACGACACCTCGGTGCTGACCCTGACCGATGAGCAGAACCCGAAGAAGCTCAAGTTCTCCGAGAACCAGCCGGAACTGCTGATCAACGACCTCAAGGACCCGTCGGTTGACCTGGCCCTGATCAACGGCAACTTCATCCTCAAGGCCGGGCTGAGCACCCAGGACGCACTTGCGGTGGAGTCCGTGGAGAACAACCCCTATGCGAACTTCCTGGCATGGCGCGAGGACTCCAAGGATGACGTCCGCATCAAGAAGCTTGACGAGCTCCTGCACTCCCCCGAGGTCAAGGCCTTCATCGAGAAGGAATGGCCGAACGGCGACGTGACCGTGGCTTTCTAG
- a CDS encoding MGMT family protein: MRMEYVEAVLDVVALIPAGTAVAYGDVAELLGSGGARQIGSVMSHHGSSVPWWRVLKANGEAPPGHEREALDRYLQEGTPLLGSYAEYLRTGEGRWRVDLMAARWAPGDGEFDRIDAVAERLERSLHKLSAPDDEMTV, from the coding sequence ATGCGGATGGAGTATGTGGAGGCGGTGCTGGACGTGGTGGCACTGATCCCCGCGGGGACCGCGGTGGCGTACGGTGACGTCGCCGAACTCCTCGGTTCCGGCGGTGCCCGGCAAATCGGTTCCGTCATGAGCCACCACGGCAGTTCGGTGCCCTGGTGGCGGGTTCTGAAGGCCAACGGTGAGGCGCCGCCCGGGCACGAGCGGGAGGCCCTCGACCGGTACCTCCAGGAAGGAACCCCGCTGCTGGGAAGTTACGCGGAATACCTGCGCACCGGCGAGGGACGGTGGCGCGTGGACCTGATGGCCGCCCGCTGGGCACCCGGCGATGGCGAGTTCGACCGGATCGACGCGGTTGCCGAGCGGCTGGAACGCTCCTTGCACAAACTGTCGGCCCCTGATGATGAAATGACTGTGTGA
- a CDS encoding LLM class flavin-dependent oxidoreductase codes for MNTSTDPAPGANPTAPVGPGRILLGLNTFGDVGVFPDGHPVPHAQVLRQLLEQAELADEVGLHAFGVGEHHRRDFAVSAPEVFLAAAAARTKRIRLGSAVTVLSSDDPIRVFQRFSTVDAISSGRAEVMLGRGSFTESFPLFGLDLADYEVLFEEKLELFDKARAQKPIRWEGRTRPAVHGLSVYPPLEHHLLPAWIGVGGTPESVLRCAEYGYPIIFAIIGGQPRSFGPLANLYREAMAKYGHPMQQLATHSPGHIAETDEEAREEFFPHWLGQRNLIGAERGWGPGNRAEFDALCTPEGALYVGSPDTVAAKIALLKQNLGVDRFDLKYSNGTLPHKAMMRSIELFGTEVAPRVAGLLAGAARRH; via the coding sequence ATGAACACCTCGACTGACCCGGCGCCCGGGGCGAACCCCACCGCGCCCGTGGGTCCGGGGCGCATCCTTTTGGGGCTGAACACCTTCGGCGACGTCGGCGTGTTCCCCGACGGGCACCCTGTCCCGCATGCCCAGGTGCTGCGCCAGCTGCTGGAACAGGCCGAACTTGCGGACGAGGTGGGACTCCATGCCTTCGGTGTGGGGGAGCACCACCGCCGCGACTTCGCCGTCTCCGCCCCCGAAGTGTTCCTCGCAGCGGCCGCTGCCCGCACCAAGCGCATCCGGCTCGGCTCGGCCGTTACGGTCCTGAGCTCCGATGACCCCATCCGCGTCTTCCAGCGCTTCTCCACCGTGGACGCCATCTCCAGCGGACGGGCCGAGGTCATGCTGGGCCGCGGCTCCTTCACCGAATCCTTCCCGCTCTTCGGCCTCGACCTGGCCGACTACGAGGTCCTGTTTGAGGAAAAACTCGAGCTTTTCGACAAGGCCCGGGCCCAGAAGCCCATCCGCTGGGAGGGCCGCACCCGGCCGGCGGTCCACGGGCTCAGCGTCTACCCGCCGCTGGAACACCACCTGCTGCCGGCCTGGATCGGCGTCGGCGGGACGCCCGAGTCGGTGCTCCGCTGCGCCGAATACGGCTACCCGATCATCTTCGCCATCATCGGCGGACAGCCGCGGTCCTTTGGCCCGCTGGCCAACCTCTACCGTGAGGCCATGGCCAAATACGGCCACCCGATGCAGCAGCTGGCCACTCATTCACCGGGCCACATTGCCGAGACGGACGAGGAGGCGCGGGAGGAGTTTTTCCCGCACTGGCTCGGGCAGCGAAACCTGATCGGCGCCGAACGGGGCTGGGGTCCGGGAAACCGGGCCGAGTTCGACGCCCTGTGCACGCCCGAGGGCGCCCTCTACGTCGGCTCCCCGGACACCGTCGCCGCGAAAATCGCCCTGCTGAAGCAGAACCTGGGTGTGGACCGCTTCGACCTCAAGTACAGCAACGGCACCCTGCCGCACAAAGCCATGATGCGTTCGATTGAGCTGTTCGGCACCGAGGTGGCACCCCGGGTGGCCGGCCTGCTGGCCGGCGCTGCGCGACGCCATTGA